The sequence AGTCTGCGCGCCGCCCTCATGGCCCAGTCCCAGACCTGCGCCACCTTCCTGGATTTCAGCCTGCTGCCCTTTTGTGCCCCCCTGCCGCCCGACCTGCGCCCCGCAGCGCCGGACGCGGCCCCGGCCCTGAACGGCCAGCAGGATGCCGCCACCCATCCGCAGCAGTTGCGCGGCTATCTCCAGATTGTGGATGAACGCTTTGGCAGCAGCCTGGCGCTGGTGCGGCGGATCATGCGCCTGCGTGCCGGCGGAGGCGGCCCGCCCTTCCAGCTCTGGGTGGAGCTGGGCTATGGCCCGGATGGCCGCCCGCAGCTGCTGCGCCAGCGGCTGCGCCTTCCCGACAGCGGCCGCGACTCCGGCTGGACCCGGCCCCGCGTGCCCTCGCCGCCGGCCCTGCTGCCCTGGTGCCTGGGTCTGTACTGATTTCTCACCCCCTATCCGGCCCCTGCCCGCAGGGCGCCGCCAGCAAGGAAGATACCGCAATGGAAAGCGCTTTTTCCCATATGGATGCGCACGGCAATGTCTGCATGGTTGATGTGGGGCACAAGGCGGCCACCCGGCGGGTGGCCATTGCCGAGGCCGTGGTTCGTCTGTCTCCCCGGACCATGGAGCTGCTGCGGCAATCGGCCCTGCCCAAGGGCGATGTGCTCACCTGTGCCAAGATCGGCGGCATCATGGCCGCCAAGCGCACGGCGGAACTCATTCCCATGTGCCACCCGCTGGGTCTGAGCTATGTGGATGTGCGCTTTGTGGTGGATGCCGCCGCCTGCACGGTGCGCATCCTTACCGAAGCCCGCACCAGCGGCCCCACGGGCGTGGAGATGGAAGCCATCGTGGCCGCCCAGATGGCCGCGGCCACCATCTATGATATGTGCAAGGCCGTGCAGCGCGACATCGTCATCGAGCGGGTGCGCCTGCTGCGCAAGGACGGCGGCAAGAGCGGCCTGTTCGAGGTGCCGGATGCGGACCTGCCGGAGGACATGGACCGGGAGAGCCGTGCATGAACATGCCCGCCATTGATCCCGTGGCGCTCAGCATTGGTCCGCTGCAACTGCGCTGGTACGGCCTCATGTATCTCTTTGCCTTTGCGGGCGGCTGGCTGCTGGCCCGCTGGCGTGCCTCCCGCCCCGGATCGGGCTGGAATGCCCGCGATGTGGATGACCTGCTGACCTTTGTCATGCTGGGCGTCATTCTGGGGGCGCGGCTGGGCTATGTTCTCTTCTATGACCTGCCGGCCTATGTGCAGGACCCGCTGGAAGTGCTGCGGCTCTGGAACGGCGGCATGTCCTTTCACGGGGGCCTGCTGGGCGTGGTGGCCGCCTTCTGGTATTTCTCGCGCACGCGGCACCGGCCCTTTCTCAACGTGGCGGACTTCATTGCGCCGCTGGTGCCGCAGGGTCTGTTTTTCGGCCGCATGGGCAATTTCATCAATGGCGAACTCTGGGGCAAGCCCACGGACCTGCCATGGGGCATGGTCTTTCCCGGCGCCGGCCCGTGGCCGCGTCACCCCTCGCAGCTGTACGAGGGCCTGCTGGAAGGGCTTGTGCTCTTTGTGGTGCTCTGGATCTTTGCCTCCAGGCCACGCAAGGCCGGCGCCGTGTCCGGCCTGTTTGCCCTGCTGTACGGCCTGTTCCGCTTTGCCGTGGAATTTGTGCGCGTGCCCGACGTGCAGCTGGGCTATCTGGCCTTCGGCTGGCTGACCATGGGGCAGGTGCTCTGCCTGCCGCTGATCCTTGTGGGTCTCTGGCTGCTCTGCCGCAAGGCGCCTGCGCCGGCATCCGCACAGGGATAGTCATTTGACACCAGCGCCCTTTTCTGGAAAACTACGGCGCGATGTAAATTTTTTCGGAGGCATCATGGCTAAAGAAGGTTCAATTGAAGTTGATGGTGTGGTGCAGGAAGCCCTCCCCAATGCCATGTTCCGGGTGGAACTGGAAAACGGGCACGAGGTGCTGGCCCACATTTCCGGCAAGATGCGCAAGTTCTATATCCGTATCCTGCCCGGTGACCGCGTGAAGGTGGAGCTTTCTCCCTACGATCTGACGCGCGGCCGCATCACCTACCGCATGAAGTAGACCTTCGCGGCGCTCCGCCCTCTGGCGCACCCTGCCGGGACTCCGGCGGCGGTGCGCTTTTGTCGTCTGTGCCGCGGACGGTGCCGGAGCGTGCCGACAGCAGACCAGCCAGCGCCGCGGCAACCATCCCACGACACGGGGGAATCGGAAAACGGCACACGGGCGGGCACAGATGGCGCACCCTGCCCGCAAGCCCCCCTGCCTTCCGGCGGCGCTCCCGCACACGGCCTGTGCGCCGATGCCGTCTTCCCGCCTGTACAGAGGCCCTGCGGCATGGCCGCCGCGCATGCGCTGTCCATGCGGGTATGCGGTCACAGCACGTCCCCCTCGTCGCTCCCGGCCGTGTGCGCCAGTGCCCTGACGAAAAACCGCCATGCGCCGGACAGGAAACGGACGCACGAAGGCCCCCCTTTCTCCGGGAAAAACACGCCGCACGCCAGGCGCGGCCCTTGTCACAGGAAGGATGCCGAGACCCCGGCGGTGCGGTGGCCGCAGGCCGCAGAGGCCATTTTTCCGGCGCCATGACGGCGCGCGGCAGCCGTGCCGCAGCCGGAAGCGTTGTTTCTAGACCACACCGCACCAGCGCAGCAGGGCCAGGCAAAGCAGCGCCATGCCGCCGGCCACCACGTCATCAAGCATGATGCCCCAGCCGCCGGGCAGCCAGCGTTCCGCCGCATGCACGGGCCACGGCTTGAGAATGTCAAAAAGCCGGAAGAGCAGAAAGGCCGCCAGCAGCAAGACCCAGTCTGTCCGCGATTCACCCTGGGCAAAGGGCAGAAGAGCCAGCCAGACGCCCACCAGCTCGTCAATGACCACTTCGCCGGGATCGCTGCGCCCCAGAATCTGCTCGGCCTGCGTACCGGCCAGACTCCCCAGCACAAACAGCAGGGCCAGCAGCAGCACGCGCCCCCACAGGGGCAAGGGCAGAAAAAGCCAGGGCGCCAGCACACAGGCCAGCGCCGTGCCGCAGGTGCCGGGCGCACGGGGCGAGAGGCCGGCAAAACCCAGACGGCAAAAGGCCAGAATACACCACGGGGCCATACATTCTCCTTCTGCGGCTCCGGGCCGCACAATCAGCCATGTTGCCAGAAGCGCCGGCAAAGGTCGAGCCGCAATCGCCCGCATCCGCCTGCCCTGGCCCGGAATGGGCCGTCGGAAGGCTTGCCGCCAGGCCCCTTTTCGCGTAAACTGCTTGCCGTATTTCTTCGATTTTCCCCAGGGCTTTCGCCACATACGGCGCTTTCGCCCATGCCCAGGCCCGGATGGTGGAATTGGTAGACACAAGGGACTTAAAATCCCTCGGCACTATGCCATGCCGGTTCAAGCCCGGCTCCGGGTACCAGACAAACAAGGCAGCTGCAAGATTCTTCCTGCAGCTGCCTTTTCCTTTGCCTGACATACGGCCGTCTGGCCGGCTGCCGGCACCATTGTCGCTCATGGCGGATGCCCGCCGGGCAGGCCCCGACAGCGCTCCTCGCGTTGCCATTACCTGCCGCGAGAGGCCGGCGTCTACTCCGCCGCGTTTTTCTGCCCTCTGCCGCCACCGCGCGCAGGCATGACCGCGCCCGTGCGCTGCATGATGAAGGCAAACAGCTCCTGCGGGGTCATGCCATTGGCCGCGGCAATATCCCGAAAAATGCTCTCCGGCGCAGGATTGCCCGTGAAGCCGGCGTCGTTCATGGCGTGCAGCAGGCGCTCACAATCCAGGCCCAGAAAAGCACTGAACTGTTTCAGCGTGCTGGTTTCCGCATGGCCGAACGGCGGTTCCCCGTATTTTCTGGCCTGATAGGCCTTGACGGCATCATTAAGGTCCACCAGCTGCTTCATGGGCGGCAGGCCCAGCAGGGTTCCCTCGTAAACCACCACGCAGATGATCACCGCCGCGGTCAGGGCCACCCGGCTGCGCCGTCCCCCGGCCATGCTGCCCCGGGCATAGGCGACAATGGCCTTCCAGTTGAGCACCGTATGCCACAGCCCCGCGCATAAAAACAGCGCGCCGCCGGTAATGTGCAGATCGGCCCACTGGGCCTTGGTAAAGAGCACGTGCCAGTCTGCCCAGTAGGCTACACGCCCTTCGGGAACAATGTAGAGCATGACGGAGCTGATGATGAGCAGCAGAAAGGAAATGAACACCGTCAGGGAAACGATTTTGCGCAGCATATCTTCCTCCGGCAGCGCGAGTCTGGAACGGTTTTTTGTAGCCTGCTCCCGGCCATGATGCAAGCGTATGTGCCCGCTGCCCCGGCATGATATCGCGGCCGGACAGTCCTGCCGGCCGGGACATTGCCCCGACAGGGATCAGCGCGCAGAACTGTTCCGCTTCATCCCCTTGACGCCCCCGCCGCCCCTCGCTAGAACCAAGCCGCGCCCGCCGGCTCACGGCGGGCGTCCTGCGCCGCCTGTCCTTTTCCGCGCAGCCGACTCGACTCCCGCTCTGGCGCAGCGGGGAACAAGGGAGTTTCCATGCTCGTATCCATCATCATCTACTGTGTGCTGGGGGCCTGTGCCGGGGTGCTGGCCGGGCTGCTGGGCGTAGGCGGCGGCATCGTCATCGTGCCCATGCTGGTCTTTACCTTCGGCTGGCTGAACTTCCCGCCGGAACACATCATGCTGCTTGCGCTGGGCACATCGCTGGGCAGCATTGTCTTTACCTCCATCTCCAGCTCCCTGTCCCACAGCCGGCGCGGCGCCGTGGACTGGCGCGCCATGCTGCGCATCAGCCCCGGCATCCTGCTGGGCACCTTCTGCGGCTCGCATGTGGCCGCCCACATTCCCAAGCAGGCCCTGCAGATCATCTTTGTGGTCTTTCTGGTCTATGTGGTGTCGCAGATGTTTCTGGGCAAAAAGCCCAAGGCCAGCCGGGAGCTGCCCGGCACCCTGGGCATGAGCGCCGCCGGTCTGGTCATCGGCGGCATTTCCAGCCTGGTGGGCATTGGCGGCGGCACGCTTTCCGTGCCCTATCTCATGTGGCACAATGTGGAGATGCACCGGGCCGTGGGCACATCCGCCGCCATCGGCTTTCCCATTGCCCTGTCGGGCTTTTTCGGCTACATGCTGGCCGGCCTTTCCGCCCAGAACCTGCCCCCCTATGCGGCGGGCTATGTCTATCTGCCGGCCCTGGTCTGCCTGGTGACGTGCAGCATGCTCACGGCGCCCCTCGGCGTGCGCATTTCCCACAGCCTGCCCGTGCCCAAGCTCAAGCGTTGCTTTGCCATTCTGCTGCTCTGCGTGGGCGCCAAGATGCTGCTGGACATCTTTTAGCCGCTTGCCCTGCCACGTGCGGCCCGTGCCGCCCGGCACGGTCTGCATCTTTCTGCATGAAAAAGCCGCCCCCTTCCCTTGTGGAACGAGGCGGCTTTTTTCGTCGTGTGCAAAGACGGCTCAGGCCGTCACGGTCAGGCGCAGAAAACGCTTCTTCCCCAGCTTGATGACGTATTCGCCGGCCCCCAGGGGGCTGACGGCATCATCACAGCGCGTGCCGTCAATGGACAGGGCGCCTTCCTTGATGAGGCGCTTGGCCTCGCCACGGCTCTTGACCAGCCCGGCTGCCTCAAGAAAGGCCGGGGGCGTGCTGTCTTCACCCTGGGGGCAGCTGTAGGTGGGAGCATCATCCGGCACGCCGCCGCCGGCAAAGACCGCATTGAAGCCCATGCGGGCCTCTTCGGCGGCCTGGGGGCTGTGATAGCGGCTGACCATTTCGGCGGCCAGCATTTCCTTGGCAGCCTTGGGATGCACGCGGCCCTGGGCCACATCTTCCCGCAGGGCGCTGATTTCTTCCAGCGTCTTGGAAGACAGCAGCTCGTAGTAGCGCCACATGAGATCATCGGACACGGCCATGACCTTGCCGAACATTTCCGACGGCGGCTCGTCAATGCCGATATAGTTGCCGTAGCTCTTGGACATCTTGCGCACGCCGTCCAGCCCTTCCAGCAGGGGCACGGTCAGAATACACTGGCTTTCCATGCCGTACTGGGCCTGAAGGGTGCGCCCCACCAGCAGATTGAACTTCTGGTCCGTACCGCCCATTTCCACATCGGCCTTGAGGGCCACGGAGTCATAGCCCTGGCAGAGCGGATAGAGAAATTCGTGAATGGAGATGGCCCGCTGCTCACGATAGCGCTTTTCAAAGTCGTCTCGTTCCATCATGCGGGCCACGGTATAGCGGGAACACAGGCGGATGAAGTCCGCCGCATCCATCTTGCCCAGCCAGTGGGAATTGAATTCCACCAGCGTCTTTTCCGGATCAAGAATCTTGAAAAGCTGCTTCTTGTAGGTTTCGGCATTGGCCACCACCTGTTCCTCGGTGAGCGGGGGGCGCGTTTCGGAACGGCCCGTGGGGTCGCCGATACGGCCCGTGAAATCGCCGATGAGGAAAATAACCGTATGGCCCAACTCCTGGAAATGACGCATCTTGTGCATCACCACCGTATGCCCGAAATGCAGGTCCGGGGCCGTGGGGTCAAAGCCCACCTTCACGCGCAGGGGCGTACCGCGCTCCAGCTTCTTGCGCAGTTCCTTCTCGTCGATCAGTTCGGCCGCACCGCGCTTGATGATGGCCATCTGCCGGTCGATATCAATCATCGATGTCTCCTGTGAGGTTTGGCCCGCATTCCGCCTTTTCCCAGGCCGGAACAGGGCGGCAGAAAGTGTACGCCGGGCGCGGCAAGGCTGTCAAACCTTCCCGCCCGCACGGCACAGCCTTGCCGCAGGGAAGACTGCCGGAAAGAAGATATCCCCCCGTCTTGCTATTGAAGATTCAATGGCGTAGGAAAGGATACAGCCAATCGCATCGCCCTGTTTTTCTTGAATTACCGCGCCGCACCAGCCCCACGGGCCTTGCGGCCGGGCGCCTGGCAGGGGCATGCGCCCGGCTCTGCCGTGCCGCGCCATGGCACCTGTCTTTTGCCGCCCAAAAAGTGTACCTTTTTGTTGTGGTGCGTTTTTACACATTGAGCCGTTTTTTTCATTGCAAAGAATTTTAGATTTAATATATACATTATGCTATGTATTGCGTGACAAAAAGGTACACTTTTTGGCCATCTCTTCCTCCGGGATTGGCGTTTCCTCCACGGGGTCTGGCCATCGAAATATGGCAAGGATT is a genomic window of uncultured Desulfovibrio sp. containing:
- the moaC gene encoding cyclic pyranopterin monophosphate synthase MoaC codes for the protein MESAFSHMDAHGNVCMVDVGHKAATRRVAIAEAVVRLSPRTMELLRQSALPKGDVLTCAKIGGIMAAKRTAELIPMCHPLGLSYVDVRFVVDAAACTVRILTEARTSGPTGVEMEAIVAAQMAAATIYDMCKAVQRDIVIERVRLLRKDGGKSGLFEVPDADLPEDMDRESRA
- the lgt gene encoding prolipoprotein diacylglyceryl transferase, with product MNMPAIDPVALSIGPLQLRWYGLMYLFAFAGGWLLARWRASRPGSGWNARDVDDLLTFVMLGVILGARLGYVLFYDLPAYVQDPLEVLRLWNGGMSFHGGLLGVVAAFWYFSRTRHRPFLNVADFIAPLVPQGLFFGRMGNFINGELWGKPTDLPWGMVFPGAGPWPRHPSQLYEGLLEGLVLFVVLWIFASRPRKAGAVSGLFALLYGLFRFAVEFVRVPDVQLGYLAFGWLTMGQVLCLPLILVGLWLLCRKAPAPASAQG
- the infA gene encoding translation initiation factor IF-1: MAKEGSIEVDGVVQEALPNAMFRVELENGHEVLAHISGKMRKFYIRILPGDRVKVELSPYDLTRGRITYRMK
- a CDS encoding phosphatidylglycerophosphatase A; translated protein: MAPWCILAFCRLGFAGLSPRAPGTCGTALACVLAPWLFLPLPLWGRVLLLALLFVLGSLAGTQAEQILGRSDPGEVVIDELVGVWLALLPFAQGESRTDWVLLLAAFLLFRLFDILKPWPVHAAERWLPGGWGIMLDDVVAGGMALLCLALLRWCGVV
- a CDS encoding DUF4405 domain-containing protein translates to MLRKIVSLTVFISFLLLIISSVMLYIVPEGRVAYWADWHVLFTKAQWADLHITGGALFLCAGLWHTVLNWKAIVAYARGSMAGGRRSRVALTAAVIICVVVYEGTLLGLPPMKQLVDLNDAVKAYQARKYGEPPFGHAETSTLKQFSAFLGLDCERLLHAMNDAGFTGNPAPESIFRDIAAANGMTPQELFAFIMQRTGAVMPARGGGRGQKNAAE
- a CDS encoding sulfite exporter TauE/SafE family protein, giving the protein MLVSIIIYCVLGACAGVLAGLLGVGGGIVIVPMLVFTFGWLNFPPEHIMLLALGTSLGSIVFTSISSSLSHSRRGAVDWRAMLRISPGILLGTFCGSHVAAHIPKQALQIIFVVFLVYVVSQMFLGKKPKASRELPGTLGMSAAGLVIGGISSLVGIGGGTLSVPYLMWHNVEMHRAVGTSAAIGFPIALSGFFGYMLAGLSAQNLPPYAAGYVYLPALVCLVTCSMLTAPLGVRISHSLPVPKLKRCFAILLLCVGAKMLLDIF
- the tyrS gene encoding tyrosine--tRNA ligase, coding for MIDIDRQMAIIKRGAAELIDEKELRKKLERGTPLRVKVGFDPTAPDLHFGHTVVMHKMRHFQELGHTVIFLIGDFTGRIGDPTGRSETRPPLTEEQVVANAETYKKQLFKILDPEKTLVEFNSHWLGKMDAADFIRLCSRYTVARMMERDDFEKRYREQRAISIHEFLYPLCQGYDSVALKADVEMGGTDQKFNLLVGRTLQAQYGMESQCILTVPLLEGLDGVRKMSKSYGNYIGIDEPPSEMFGKVMAVSDDLMWRYYELLSSKTLEEISALREDVAQGRVHPKAAKEMLAAEMVSRYHSPQAAEEARMGFNAVFAGGGVPDDAPTYSCPQGEDSTPPAFLEAAGLVKSRGEAKRLIKEGALSIDGTRCDDAVSPLGAGEYVIKLGKKRFLRLTVTA